One segment of Lytechinus pictus isolate F3 Inbred chromosome 13, Lp3.0, whole genome shotgun sequence DNA contains the following:
- the LOC135156403 gene encoding uncharacterized protein LOC135156403, which produces MACEFCSIEGVVCEEAGCESIADVTFYVKEKKMLCHNCALKKGCIGTERRGRLALYCEKHDKTMDLYCKTHGEALCVSCAMIDHRQQQCKQQGIKYALLENKAKLSILKKSTVDKLELFQVYGNEIRQIKTVADHHIQTIKKEVGSEVEWAIERDRAREKQDADGVDQEIDVRSQTLQEEFQEIQEIQNNNEEGEKRHEKNNSNAERRRQLIRDKQRILQLEKSRQDDTNAREKAKEIVDRILEDDISIVKDGHRVNPSVSEELKKQLNGGELEELIRVISDVRFMKGVGRELYDGRIDGYDGEWKLIDTIDVTDTIKFPRLVGCINKDQVMITNGPASEQHCNTYILDLNSKNIQRVINGNQMSWVITCAVLNDGTVVCGRYVKGCRGGSLPKCISVYDRQWNHINDVTIPRNTVNNGTWVGVEADQDGMIIAAEGSQSKIYAINMDNPADATIINTITCQEKMRMSCVLSSGHIIARTTPFDRRVRIINGGGDHRKISHTDIIYNVCVDRMTDDLYVVTSDDEYKTCVIDQVTSGGDVIKRRVASFPLSIRLTRATRPAHIIASRVTMTSSGNLLACDGDNILIFKKCFIL; this is translated from the coding sequence ATGGCATGTGAATTCTGCTCAATAGAGGGCGTCGTTTGTGAAGAAGCCGGCTGCGAATCGATTGCTGATGTGACGTTCTAtgtgaaggagaagaaaatgCTCTGTCATAACTGTGCCTTGAAGAAAGGATGCATCGGAACAGAAAGAAGAGGACGGCTTGCTCTCTATTGcgaaaaacatgataaaaccaTGGACCTGTATTGTAAGACTCATGGCGAAGCCTTATGTGTTTCATGCGCTATGATAGATCATCGCCAACAACAATGCAAACAACAGGGTATAAAATACGCACTCCTAGAAAACAAAGCAAAGCTCAGCATCCTAAAGAAATCTACGGTGGACAAATTAGAGCTATTCCAAGTCTATGGAAATGAGATTCGTCAGATTAAAACAGTTGCCGACCACCATATCCAGACTATTAAGAAAGAGGTTGGTTCCGAAGTAGAATGGGCTATTGAAAGAGACAGGGCCAGGGAAAAACAAGATGCTGATGGAGTCGACCAGGAGATCGATGTGAGAAGCCAAACACTCCAAGAGGAGTTTCAAGAGATTCAGGAGATCCAAAACAACAACGAAGAGGGAGAGAAGcgacatgaaaaaaataattcaaatgcaGAGAGAAGACGACAACTGATCCGTGATAAACAACGGATTCTCCAGCTAGAGAAATCAAGGCAAGACGACACAAATGCAAGAGAAAAAGCAAAAGAGATAGTGGACAGAATTCTTGAAGACGATATAAGTATTGTGAAAGATGGACATCGTGTGAATCCATCAGTGAGTGAGGAACTAAAGAAGCAACTGAACGGGGGTGAGTTGGAAGAACTTATTCGTGTTATATCAGATGTGAGGTTTATGAAGGGTGTTGGGCGAGAGTTGTATGATGGAAGAATTGATGGGTATGATGGAGAGTGGAAGCTCATTGATACAATCGATGTCACAGATACAATCAAATTCCCACGCCTTGTTGGATGTATAAATAAAGATCAGGTGATGATCACAAATGGACCGGCTAGTGAACAACACTGCAATACCTACATATTAGATTTGAACAGTAAAAACATCCAGAGAGTGATCAACGGTAATCAAATGTCTTGGGTTATTACTTGTGCAGTGCTGAATGACGGCACGGTGGTATGTGGTAGATACGTCAAAGGCTGTAGAGGAGGCAGTTTACCTAAGTGCATCAGTGTATACGATAGACAGTGGAATCACAtcaatgacgtcacaataccAAGGAACACGGTGAATAATGGCACATGGGTGGGTGTTGAAGCTGATCAGGATGGGATGATCATCGCAGCCGAGGGGAGTCAGTCTAAGATTTATGCCATCAACATGGACAACCCAGCTGATGCTACCATTATCAATACGATCACGTGTCAAGAGAAGATGAGAATGAGCTGTGTGCTGTCATCAGGTCACATCATCGCTCGAACCACACCATTTGATCGTAGGGTGCGCATCATTAACGGGGGCGGTGATCATAGGAAAATCTCCCACACTGACATCATTTACAATGTGTGCGTTGATCGTATGACAGACGACCTCTACGTCGTGACATCAGATGATGAGTACAAGACGTGTGTGATTGATCAGGTGACGAGTGGGGGTGATGTAATAAAGAGAAGAGTAGCATCATTCCCTTTATCAATTAGACTCACACGGGCTACTAGACCCGCTCACATTATCGCGTCTCGAGTGACGATGACGTCATCGGGAAATCTGCTTGCATGTGATGGCgataatattctcattttcaaaaagtgctttatCCTTTAG